The following coding sequences are from one Halorubrum sp. BOL3-1 window:
- the dgoD gene encoding galactonate dehydratase, with protein sequence MYITDYELFEVPPRWLFLKLTTSDGTVGWGEPVVEGRSHTVAAAVEELLDNYLLGEDPTRIEDHWQAMYRGGFYRGGPVLMSAIAGVDQALWDIKGKQFGAPVHELLGGRARNRIRVYQWIGGDRPADVGEAASEKVDAGFTALKMNATAELRPIDNPAAVTDAVDRIAAVREAVGDEVDIGVDFHGRVSKPMVRRLAAALEPYDPMFIEEPVLPEHNDSLSAIRQSTTIPIATGERMYSRWDFKEVFEADAVDVIQPDVSHAGGISEMKKIASMAEAYDVSVAPHCPLGPIALASCIQVDACTPNALIQEQSLDIHYNETSDVLDYLADPSVFEYRDGFVDIPDGDGLGIEIDEGHVREQRGNVDWHNPVWRHDDGSVAEW encoded by the coding sequence ATGTACATTACCGACTACGAGCTGTTCGAGGTACCGCCCCGCTGGTTATTCCTGAAGCTGACGACGAGCGACGGCACCGTCGGCTGGGGAGAGCCGGTCGTAGAGGGACGCTCCCACACGGTTGCGGCGGCCGTCGAGGAGCTGCTCGACAACTACCTGCTCGGTGAGGACCCGACCCGGATCGAAGACCACTGGCAGGCGATGTACCGCGGCGGGTTCTACCGCGGCGGTCCCGTGCTGATGAGCGCCATCGCCGGTGTCGACCAGGCGCTGTGGGACATCAAAGGGAAGCAGTTCGGCGCCCCCGTCCACGAGCTGCTCGGCGGCCGCGCGCGGAACCGGATCCGCGTCTACCAGTGGATCGGCGGGGACCGACCGGCGGACGTCGGAGAGGCCGCCAGCGAAAAGGTCGACGCGGGCTTCACGGCGCTGAAAATGAACGCGACCGCGGAGCTGCGACCGATCGACAACCCGGCCGCGGTGACCGACGCGGTCGACCGAATCGCGGCGGTTCGGGAGGCGGTCGGCGACGAGGTCGACATCGGGGTCGACTTTCACGGGCGCGTGTCAAAGCCGATGGTGCGTCGGCTCGCGGCGGCGCTGGAACCGTACGACCCGATGTTCATCGAGGAGCCGGTGTTGCCGGAACACAACGACTCGCTCTCAGCGATTCGGCAGTCGACGACGATCCCGATCGCGACCGGCGAGCGGATGTACTCGCGGTGGGATTTCAAGGAGGTTTTCGAGGCGGACGCCGTCGACGTGATCCAGCCGGACGTCTCGCACGCGGGCGGGATCAGCGAGATGAAGAAGATCGCGTCGATGGCCGAGGCGTACGACGTGTCGGTCGCGCCGCACTGCCCGCTCGGGCCGATCGCGCTCGCGTCCTGCATCCAGGTCGACGCCTGCACGCCGAACGCGCTCATCCAGGAGCAGTCGCTCGACATCCACTACAACGAGACGAGCGACGTGCTGGACTACCTCGCCGACCCGTCGGTGTTCGAGTACCGCGACGGCTTCGTCGATATCCCCGACGGCGACGGGCTGGGGATCGAGATCGACGAGGGGCACGTCCGCGAGCAGCGCGGTAACGTCGACTGGCACAACCCCGTCTGGCGCCACGACGACGGCTCCGTCGCGGAGTGGTGA
- a CDS encoding SDR family NAD(P)-dependent oxidoreductase, which produces MTRRHESPAEHAVPGRFAGETAIVTGSTRGIGAGVAERFAAEGANVVVSGRSEAAGEAVADRISGRNGGGAGDGPPTGEATFVRADMRDPDDVAALAEAAAERYGSVDVLVNNAGVQTETAADEATLDDWEFVVETDFRAYWLAARAALEHMGRGAIVNVSSNHAYATMPAHFPYNAVKAGINGMTRSLAVDFGPRVRVNTVVPGWVEVERTREGLPEGRLEEVEAIHPTGRIGTPADVAGTVSFLASEDAAFVTGAALLVDGGRGAVMQDDTLPDYRARERSE; this is translated from the coding sequence ATGACCCGCCGGCACGAGTCCCCGGCCGAACACGCGGTCCCCGGGCGGTTCGCCGGCGAGACCGCGATCGTCACGGGGTCGACCCGCGGGATCGGCGCCGGCGTCGCGGAGCGGTTCGCGGCCGAGGGGGCGAACGTCGTGGTCAGCGGCCGCTCGGAGGCGGCCGGCGAAGCCGTCGCAGACCGGATCTCGGGGCGGAACGGAGGCGGGGCGGGCGACGGCCCGCCGACCGGCGAGGCGACGTTCGTCCGCGCCGACATGCGCGACCCGGACGACGTGGCCGCGCTGGCGGAGGCGGCCGCCGAACGGTACGGCTCGGTCGACGTGCTCGTGAACAACGCGGGCGTCCAGACCGAGACGGCCGCGGACGAGGCGACGCTCGACGACTGGGAGTTCGTCGTCGAGACGGACTTCCGGGCGTACTGGCTCGCGGCGCGGGCCGCCCTCGAACACATGGGCCGCGGGGCGATCGTGAACGTCTCGTCGAACCACGCGTACGCGACGATGCCCGCACACTTCCCGTACAACGCGGTGAAGGCGGGAATCAACGGGATGACGCGGTCGCTCGCGGTGGACTTCGGTCCCCGCGTCCGGGTGAACACGGTCGTCCCCGGCTGGGTGGAGGTCGAGCGGACGCGCGAGGGGCTCCCGGAGGGGCGGCTGGAGGAGGTGGAGGCGATCCACCCGACCGGTCGGATCGGCACGCCGGCCGACGTCGCCGGGACCGTCTCCTTCCTCGCGAGCGAGGACGCCGCCTTCGTCACGGGGGCCGCGCTGCTCGTCGACGGCGGTCGCGGCGCGGTGATGCAAGACGACACGCTCCCGGACTACCGGGCGCGCGAGCGGTCGGAGTAG
- the bga gene encoding beta-galactosidase Bga, whose translation MRLGVCYFPEHWPSEEWERDVAAMADAGLEYVRMAEFSWGVLEPERGEFDFEWLDEAVELVGEYGMQAVLCTPTATPPKWLVDERPSIRQESPDGTVREHGSRRHYCFNSDAYREETARIVERITERYADSPHVAGWQTDNEFGCHRTVRCYCDDCADAFRTWLADRYGDVDSLNEAWGNAFWSQQYGSFGEVDPPGPTPAEHHPSRLLAYARFASDSVVEYNRLHADLIRDADPDWFVTHNFMGRFPTLNAYDVSEDLDRVAWDSYPTGFVQDRFDGEASPDQLRAGDPDQVGMDHDLYRSALDRPFWVMEQQPGDVNWPPHCPQPGEGAMRLWAHHAAAHGADAVLYFRWRRCLEGQEQYHAGLRRADGSPDRGYGDAECAAEEFAALDGVGHVDAPVAVVFDYDSLWTLDAQPHAPDFDYWALQEAFYGAVRRRGVQVDVVPPSADLSGYAAVVAPALHLVTDETADRLTDYVAGGGQLLFGPRTGVKDAENKLRPAPQPGPLADLVGATVDQHESLPRRLETAVRRVGALDADGDADGDDLTSPSLSFRTWAEWLAPDAAEPRYAYDVDGPGDGRPAVVANAVGDGDVTYCGAWPGSELADALVSGLLDRAGVRRADPLPDGVRAGYRGGHTWVTNFTSDRLRLPGIDSGSLAVDDADREVVDAGSGDSQEERPADGVVVGPYGVAVVEGDRVDGLRVTRT comes from the coding sequence ATGCGTCTCGGAGTCTGCTACTTTCCCGAACACTGGCCGAGCGAGGAGTGGGAACGCGACGTCGCCGCGATGGCCGACGCCGGTCTCGAATACGTTCGCATGGCGGAGTTCTCGTGGGGCGTCCTCGAACCGGAGCGCGGCGAGTTCGACTTCGAGTGGCTCGACGAGGCGGTCGAACTCGTCGGTGAGTACGGCATGCAGGCGGTGCTGTGTACGCCGACGGCGACGCCGCCGAAGTGGCTCGTCGACGAGCGACCGTCGATCCGACAGGAGAGCCCGGACGGCACCGTCCGCGAACACGGCAGCCGCCGACACTACTGTTTCAACTCCGACGCCTACCGCGAGGAGACGGCTCGGATCGTCGAGCGGATCACCGAGCGGTACGCCGACTCGCCGCACGTCGCCGGCTGGCAGACGGACAACGAGTTCGGCTGTCACCGGACGGTGCGGTGTTACTGCGACGACTGCGCCGACGCGTTCCGGACGTGGCTCGCGGACCGATACGGCGACGTCGACAGCCTCAACGAGGCGTGGGGGAACGCGTTCTGGAGCCAGCAGTACGGCTCCTTCGGGGAGGTCGACCCGCCCGGCCCGACCCCCGCAGAGCACCACCCCTCGCGGCTGTTGGCGTACGCGCGCTTCGCCAGCGACTCCGTCGTCGAGTACAACCGCCTCCACGCCGACCTGATACGCGACGCCGACCCCGACTGGTTCGTCACCCACAACTTCATGGGGCGGTTCCCGACGCTGAACGCCTACGATGTGAGCGAGGATCTCGACCGCGTCGCGTGGGACTCGTACCCGACGGGGTTCGTCCAAGACCGCTTCGACGGGGAGGCGTCGCCCGACCAGCTGCGGGCCGGCGACCCCGATCAGGTCGGGATGGACCACGACCTCTACCGGAGCGCGCTCGACCGGCCGTTCTGGGTGATGGAACAGCAGCCGGGCGACGTCAACTGGCCGCCGCACTGCCCGCAGCCGGGGGAGGGCGCGATGCGGCTGTGGGCCCACCACGCCGCCGCCCACGGGGCCGACGCGGTCCTCTACTTCAGGTGGCGGCGCTGTCTCGAAGGGCAGGAGCAGTACCACGCCGGACTCCGGAGGGCGGACGGCTCGCCCGACCGCGGGTACGGAGACGCCGAGTGCGCGGCCGAGGAGTTCGCGGCGCTCGACGGCGTGGGTCACGTGGACGCCCCGGTGGCGGTCGTGTTCGACTACGACTCGCTGTGGACGCTCGACGCGCAGCCGCACGCCCCGGACTTCGACTACTGGGCGCTCCAAGAGGCGTTCTACGGTGCCGTCCGTCGCCGCGGGGTTCAGGTCGACGTGGTCCCGCCGAGCGCCGACCTCTCCGGGTACGCGGCCGTCGTCGCGCCCGCGCTCCACCTCGTCACCGACGAGACCGCGGACCGGCTGACCGACTACGTCGCCGGCGGCGGACAGCTCCTCTTCGGCCCGCGAACCGGCGTGAAGGACGCGGAAAACAAGCTCCGGCCCGCGCCCCAGCCCGGCCCGCTGGCCGACCTCGTCGGCGCGACCGTCGACCAGCACGAGTCGCTGCCGCGACGCCTCGAAACGGCGGTCCGGCGAGTCGGTGCTCTCGACGCGGACGGCGACGCGGACGGCGACGACCTCACGAGTCCGTCGCTCTCATTCCGGACGTGGGCCGAGTGGCTCGCCCCCGACGCTGCCGAACCGCGATACGCATACGATGTCGACGGCCCGGGCGACGGTCGGCCGGCGGTCGTCGCCAACGCGGTCGGGGACGGCGACGTCACCTACTGCGGGGCGTGGCCCGGGTCGGAGCTGGCGGACGCGCTCGTCTCGGGCCTGCTCGACCGTGCCGGCGTCCGACGCGCCGACCCGCTTCCGGACGGCGTCCGAGCCGGGTATCGCGGCGGCCACACGTGGGTGACGAACTTCACGAGCGACCGGCTCCGACTCCCCGGGATCGACTCGGGATCGCTCGCGGTCGACGACGCGGACCGAGAGGTCGTCGACGCGGGGTCGGGCGATTCCCAGGAAGAGCGGCCCGCGGACGGCGTCGTCGTGGGACCGTACGGGGTCGCCGTCGTCGAGGGAGACCGCGTCGACGGGCTGCGCGTGACTCGGACGTAG
- a CDS encoding glycoside hydrolase family 36 protein yields the protein MNGRRADATAVTYDPDGREVVVADDTGELLVGPLRAAAEGEDGRGVDGDDAGVRVVDVSLSVEGDGVAIASTVENAGDEPVRAGDVTLAFDTSFGADARVYRHGYQSWSSTGTLPVGERFPAEDPENAPMMNDLAASTDDRVSSYLTGLVERDRRVTVGFLEHDRYCTRFEIDDDDDGVATLRGVCPLEGTRLAPGERLALPPLWVDADREPREALAALADRVGERMDARVPETAPTGWCSWYHYFTDVTEADVRENLAELREWGIPVDVVQIDDGYTEAFGDWRSIADGFEDMSAVADDIATAGYRPGLWLAPFCVESDADLYADHPEWFVTEPTDATGDGPGTPVDGGFRAGSALYGLDTTHPEVLEWLRETVSTVVDEWGFTYLKLDFLFAAALPGERYDAAATRVEAYRRGVEAVSEAAGEDAFLLGCGAPMAPSVGLFDAMRVGPDTDPTWETPGESGSQPGLKNAVRNTLTRNFLHRRWWLNDPDCQLVRDTSDLTAAEREAFAALVAGTGGVNVFSDRLAEIGPAGRRLLERSIPPATGAEVAGLGAKRFPSRVVCDRPGDGAATVALFNWADEPSTVRFDAREYGREDGAGTDRAVWDGLSGAVVDGPVVERELPPHGAAVFAVVTAETGDLLGDVATLTGGSDRASRAALGDGTLAAAVDGEDVTFALDSE from the coding sequence ATGAACGGGCGCAGGGCGGACGCCACCGCAGTCACGTACGACCCGGACGGGCGCGAGGTTGTCGTCGCGGACGACACCGGCGAGCTGCTCGTCGGCCCCCTCCGCGCGGCGGCCGAGGGGGAGGACGGAAGAGGAGTCGACGGCGACGACGCCGGAGTGCGGGTTGTCGACGTGTCGCTGTCGGTCGAGGGAGACGGCGTGGCCATTGCCAGTACCGTCGAGAACGCCGGCGACGAGCCGGTCCGGGCCGGCGACGTGACGCTCGCGTTCGACACCTCCTTCGGCGCCGACGCGCGCGTCTACCGGCACGGGTACCAGTCGTGGTCGTCGACGGGGACGCTCCCGGTCGGGGAGCGGTTCCCCGCCGAGGACCCGGAAAACGCCCCGATGATGAACGACCTCGCGGCGTCGACGGACGACCGGGTCAGCAGCTACCTGACCGGACTCGTCGAGAGGGACCGGCGCGTGACGGTCGGGTTCCTCGAACACGACCGGTACTGTACGCGGTTCGAGATCGACGACGACGACGACGGGGTCGCGACGCTCCGCGGGGTGTGTCCGCTAGAGGGAACGCGGCTGGCGCCGGGCGAGCGGCTGGCCCTGCCGCCGCTGTGGGTCGACGCCGACCGCGAACCGCGGGAGGCGCTGGCCGCGTTGGCCGACCGCGTCGGCGAGCGGATGGACGCCCGGGTGCCCGAGACCGCGCCGACCGGATGGTGTTCGTGGTACCACTACTTCACCGACGTCACCGAGGCGGACGTGCGGGAGAACCTCGCGGAGCTCCGCGAGTGGGGGATCCCGGTCGACGTCGTCCAGATCGACGACGGGTACACGGAGGCGTTCGGGGACTGGCGGTCGATCGCCGACGGGTTCGAGGACATGAGTGCCGTCGCGGACGACATCGCGACGGCGGGGTATCGCCCGGGGCTGTGGCTCGCGCCGTTCTGCGTGGAGTCCGACGCCGACCTGTACGCCGACCACCCGGAGTGGTTCGTGACGGAGCCGACCGACGCGACCGGCGACGGACCGGGAACGCCCGTGGACGGCGGCTTCCGCGCCGGGTCGGCGCTGTACGGGCTGGACACGACGCACCCGGAGGTCTTGGAGTGGCTCCGAGAGACCGTGTCGACGGTCGTCGACGAGTGGGGGTTCACCTACCTGAAGCTCGATTTCCTCTTCGCGGCGGCGCTCCCCGGCGAGCGGTACGACGCGGCGGCGACCCGTGTCGAGGCCTATCGCCGGGGCGTCGAGGCGGTCTCTGAGGCGGCCGGCGAAGACGCGTTCCTCCTCGGCTGCGGCGCGCCGATGGCCCCGAGCGTCGGTCTCTTCGACGCGATGCGGGTCGGCCCGGACACCGACCCGACGTGGGAGACGCCGGGGGAGTCGGGGAGCCAGCCGGGGCTGAAAAACGCCGTTCGCAACACGCTCACGCGAAACTTCCTCCACCGGCGGTGGTGGCTCAACGACCCCGACTGTCAGCTCGTTCGCGACACGAGCGACCTCACCGCGGCCGAGCGCGAGGCGTTCGCGGCGCTCGTCGCCGGGACCGGCGGCGTCAACGTGTTCTCGGACCGGCTCGCTGAGATCGGTCCCGCCGGTCGGCGGCTCCTCGAACGGTCCATTCCGCCCGCGACCGGCGCCGAGGTCGCGGGACTCGGCGCGAAGCGGTTCCCGTCGCGGGTCGTCTGCGATCGCCCGGGCGACGGGGCGGCGACCGTCGCGCTGTTCAACTGGGCGGACGAGCCGTCGACCGTTCGGTTCGACGCGCGCGAGTACGGCCGGGAGGACGGAGCGGGAACGGACCGGGCCGTCTGGGACGGACTCTCCGGGGCGGTCGTCGACGGGCCGGTCGTCGAGCGGGAGCTGCCGCCGCACGGCGCGGCGGTGTTCGCCGTCGTCACCGCCGAGACCGGGGACCTCCTCGGTGACGTCGCGACGCTCACGGGCGGGTCCGACCGCGCGTCGAGGGCGGCCCTCGGAGACGGAACGCTCGCGGCGGCCGTCGACGGAGAGGACGTGACGTTCGCGCTCGACTCCGAGTGA
- the kdgK1 gene encoding bifunctional 2-dehydro-3-deoxygluconokinase/2-dehydro-3-deoxygalactonokinase, whose product MTDLVTFGETMLRLSPPRGERLETARDLAVQAGGAESNVAVGAARLGADARWLSKLPDSPLGRRIVNELRSHGVRPGVAWDDSDASRVGTYYLEHGGAPRGTNVIYDRADAAITTVEPDELPTDAVAEAAWFHTTGITPALSEAAATTTTSLLRTAGDAGTTRSFDLNYRSKLWEPEAARAAYEDLFEHVDALFVPRRDAREVLGREGNAVEIAHGLSTEFGLDTVVVTRGLEGSVALHDGSVYEQAVFEAETFDAIGTGDAFVAGFIAERLRGGDLPAALRWGSATAALKRTTDGDLAVTTRAEVRDVIEGEGGIDR is encoded by the coding sequence ATGACCGATCTCGTCACGTTCGGGGAGACGATGCTCCGGCTGTCGCCGCCGCGGGGCGAGCGGCTGGAGACGGCCCGCGACCTGGCCGTCCAGGCCGGGGGCGCGGAGAGCAACGTCGCGGTCGGCGCCGCGCGGCTCGGCGCCGACGCCCGCTGGCTCTCGAAGCTACCCGACTCGCCGCTCGGGCGGCGGATCGTGAACGAGCTGCGGAGCCACGGCGTCCGGCCGGGCGTCGCGTGGGACGACTCGGACGCGAGCCGAGTGGGGACGTACTACCTCGAACACGGCGGGGCCCCGCGGGGAACGAACGTGATCTACGACCGCGCCGACGCCGCGATCACGACGGTCGAGCCGGACGAACTCCCGACGGACGCGGTCGCGGAGGCGGCGTGGTTCCACACGACGGGGATCACGCCCGCCCTCTCCGAGGCCGCCGCGACGACGACGACCTCGCTGTTGCGGACTGCCGGCGACGCGGGGACCACGCGCTCGTTCGACCTGAACTACCGGTCGAAGCTCTGGGAACCGGAGGCGGCGCGGGCGGCGTACGAGGACCTGTTCGAACACGTCGATGCCCTGTTTGTCCCCCGACGCGACGCGCGCGAGGTGCTCGGGCGCGAGGGGAACGCGGTCGAGATCGCGCACGGTCTCTCCACTGAGTTCGGGCTCGACACGGTGGTCGTCACCCGCGGACTGGAGGGGTCGGTCGCGCTCCACGACGGGTCGGTGTACGAGCAGGCGGTCTTCGAGGCGGAGACGTTCGACGCGATCGGGACCGGAGACGCGTTCGTCGCCGGGTTCATCGCGGAGCGCCTCCGCGGCGGCGACCTCCCCGCGGCCCTCCGGTGGGGGTCCGCGACGGCGGCGCTGAAACGCACCACCGACGGCGACCTCGCGGTGACGACCCGCGCTGAGGTCCGAGACGTCATCGAGGGCGAGGGCGGGATCGATCGGTGA
- a CDS encoding biotin/lipoate A/B protein ligase family protein: MTAPAVDWRLIREEARPGPLQMALDEVAAETAAAGGPATLRTYRWEPSCLTLGRHQEPETVDWGFCEREGIDVTRRQTGGGGIYHDARGDVAYSIAVPAETVPGELLDCYHLLCDPVLDAFDRLGVDADYVDEPVAELYRPACYLRELHPAHDVVAGGGGAGGDGTGIGGRRKIAGNAQYRKREAVIQHGSLSFAVDAARHLDVFADSPVTPETFRERVVGIGELVGVDRADAVATVEAALTDWASATPEATVETDDSWTDAELERAAELVEEKYRDEEWIRTRPGSGGA, translated from the coding sequence ATGACCGCGCCCGCCGTCGACTGGCGGCTGATACGCGAGGAGGCCCGACCCGGTCCGCTCCAGATGGCGCTCGACGAGGTCGCCGCCGAGACCGCCGCGGCGGGCGGTCCCGCCACGCTTCGGACGTACCGCTGGGAGCCGAGCTGTCTCACCCTCGGCCGTCACCAGGAGCCGGAGACGGTCGACTGGGGGTTCTGCGAGCGCGAGGGGATCGACGTGACGCGCCGACAGACCGGCGGCGGCGGGATCTACCACGACGCGCGCGGCGACGTCGCGTACTCGATCGCGGTGCCGGCGGAGACGGTCCCGGGCGAACTGCTCGACTGTTACCACCTGCTGTGTGATCCGGTCCTCGACGCGTTCGACCGGCTCGGGGTCGACGCCGACTACGTCGACGAGCCGGTGGCGGAGCTGTACCGCCCCGCGTGCTACCTCCGAGAGCTTCACCCGGCACACGACGTGGTGGCCGGAGGCGGGGGCGCGGGAGGCGACGGGACCGGGATCGGCGGCCGACGCAAGATCGCCGGCAACGCCCAGTACCGCAAGCGGGAGGCGGTGATCCAGCACGGGTCGCTGTCGTTCGCGGTCGACGCGGCGCGGCACCTGGACGTCTTCGCAGACTCGCCGGTGACGCCCGAGACGTTCCGCGAGCGCGTCGTCGGAATAGGCGAGCTGGTCGGCGTCGACCGCGCGGACGCGGTGGCGACCGTCGAGGCGGCGCTGACCGACTGGGCGAGCGCGACGCCCGAAGCGACCGTCGAGACGGACGACTCGTGGACCGACGCGGAACTGGAGCGGGCGGCGGAGCTCGTCGAGGAGAAGTACCGCGACGAGGAGTGGATCCGGACGCGGCCCGGAAGCGGCGGAGCGTAG
- a CDS encoding deoxyribonuclease IV: MSLKVGAHVSVAGGVDNAVANQVEVGGNCGQIFTHSPQVWQDPDIGDEEAEQFREGTARDLQGPWVIHTSYLVNLCTPKEGLREKSLDSMQKEVDAADKLGVPYVNVHLGAHTGAGVEGGLDNAASVIDDLDVPDGVTVLIESDAGAGTKLGGEFEHLAGVIDRTETDIDVCVDTAHAFAAGYDLSTPEAVDETIAEFDDAVGLEHLEYVHLNDSKHECGTNKDEHAHIGEGRIGEAGMERFLNHPDLTDVPLALETPTEDGKSFAWNIDRVRELRQD, from the coding sequence ATGAGTCTCAAGGTCGGCGCGCACGTCTCCGTCGCCGGCGGCGTGGACAACGCCGTGGCGAACCAGGTGGAGGTCGGCGGCAACTGCGGACAGATATTCACCCACTCGCCACAGGTGTGGCAGGACCCCGACATCGGTGACGAGGAGGCCGAGCAGTTCCGCGAGGGGACCGCACGCGACCTCCAGGGGCCGTGGGTGATCCACACCTCCTACCTCGTGAACCTCTGTACGCCGAAGGAGGGGTTACGCGAGAAGTCGCTCGATTCGATGCAAAAGGAGGTCGACGCGGCCGACAAGCTGGGAGTTCCGTACGTCAACGTCCACCTCGGCGCGCACACGGGCGCCGGCGTCGAGGGCGGCCTGGACAACGCCGCCTCGGTGATCGACGACCTCGACGTCCCCGACGGCGTCACGGTCCTGATCGAGAGCGACGCGGGCGCGGGGACGAAGCTCGGCGGCGAGTTCGAACACCTCGCCGGGGTCATCGACCGCACCGAGACGGACATCGATGTCTGCGTCGACACCGCCCACGCGTTCGCGGCGGGGTACGACCTCTCGACGCCGGAGGCGGTCGACGAGACGATCGCGGAGTTCGACGACGCCGTCGGGCTGGAACACCTCGAATACGTCCACCTCAACGACTCGAAACACGAGTGCGGCACCAACAAAGACGAGCACGCCCACATCGGTGAGGGACGCATCGGTGAGGCGGGGATGGAGCGGTTCCTCAATCACCCCGACCTGACGGACGTGCCGCTCGCCTTGGAGACGCCGACCGAGGACGGCAAGAGCTTCGCGTGGAACATCGACCGGGTCCGCGAACTCCGTCAGGACTGA
- a CDS encoding class I SAM-dependent methyltransferase: MRRFSAEYLEHTRRGMWADGRDALADLRLSSRERVLDVGCGTGELTRVLAAEATGGGDGVGATVIGVDADRDLLSVAREESDDRIEYLAGDATRLPTGDDAVDLAVCQALLINLPDPAAAVRELARASSALVAAVEPDNADVRVASTVDAEERLEREAREAYLRGVDTDVALGDRVREAFDEAGLVDVRTRRYVHEKRTEPPYAEPALRSAARKASGAGLADNRDELVAATSETAYDDLRGRWREMGREVVDAIRDEAYERVEYVPFDVTVGRVS; this comes from the coding sequence GTGCGACGCTTCTCCGCCGAGTACCTCGAACACACCCGCCGCGGGATGTGGGCGGACGGCCGCGACGCGCTCGCGGACCTCCGGCTGTCGAGCCGCGAGCGCGTCCTCGACGTCGGCTGCGGGACGGGCGAGCTGACTCGCGTGCTGGCCGCGGAGGCGACCGGCGGCGGAGACGGCGTCGGAGCGACCGTGATCGGCGTCGACGCGGACCGGGACCTCCTCTCGGTCGCCCGCGAGGAGAGCGACGACCGGATCGAGTACCTGGCGGGCGACGCGACCCGACTTCCGACCGGTGACGACGCGGTCGACCTGGCGGTCTGTCAGGCTCTGCTCATCAACCTCCCCGACCCGGCCGCGGCCGTCCGAGAGCTCGCCCGCGCGTCGTCGGCCCTCGTCGCCGCGGTCGAGCCGGACAACGCGGACGTTCGGGTGGCGTCGACGGTCGACGCCGAGGAGCGCTTGGAGCGGGAGGCCCGGGAGGCGTACCTCCGCGGGGTCGACACCGACGTGGCGCTCGGTGACCGCGTGCGCGAGGCGTTCGACGAGGCGGGACTGGTCGACGTGCGGACCCGCCGGTACGTCCACGAGAAGCGGACCGAACCGCCCTACGCCGAGCCGGCGTTGCGGTCGGCGGCGCGGAAGGCTTCCGGTGCGGGGTTGGCGGACAACCGCGACGAGCTGGTGGCCGCCACCTCCGAGACCGCCTACGACGACCTCCGCGGGCGCTGGCGCGAGATGGGGCGCGAGGTGGTCGACGCGATCCGCGACGAGGCGTACGAGCGCGTCGAGTACGTCCCGTTCGACGTGACCGTCGGGCGAGTTTCCTGA
- a CDS encoding Mut7-C RNAse domain-containing protein has protein sequence MADRSRNDGDANAGGVDRPPVLLDVMCGKLATYLRLCGYDAAYALDRGFEADDRILSLAADEGRVLITRDRELADRAQSVDPAVDAVLLTERDVLDQLRGLDAAGFPVELAAEPTRCGSCNGLVERFSPGGGRISDRPDYVPDDVGVDRPGWRCTECGQWFWKGGHWDDVAARLDGV, from the coding sequence ATGGCGGACCGGTCGCGCAACGACGGCGACGCGAACGCCGGGGGTGTCGACCGCCCGCCGGTCCTCCTCGACGTTATGTGCGGAAAGCTCGCGACGTACCTCCGGCTCTGCGGCTACGACGCCGCCTACGCGCTCGACCGCGGGTTCGAGGCGGACGACCGTATCCTGTCGCTCGCGGCCGACGAGGGTCGGGTCCTGATCACTCGCGACCGCGAACTGGCAGACCGAGCGCAGAGCGTCGACCCCGCCGTCGACGCCGTCCTCCTCACCGAACGCGACGTGCTCGACCAGCTCCGCGGGCTCGACGCGGCCGGATTCCCCGTCGAACTCGCAGCGGAGCCGACGCGCTGCGGGAGTTGTAACGGTCTCGTCGAGCGGTTCTCGCCCGGCGGCGGCCGGATCTCCGACCGCCCCGACTACGTCCCGGACGACGTCGGTGTCGACCGGCCGGGGTGGCGCTGTACGGAGTGCGGGCAGTGGTTCTGGAAGGGCGGTCACTGGGACGATGTCGCGGCGCGGCTGGACGGGGTCTGA